In Fusarium oxysporum Fo47 chromosome VII, complete sequence, the following proteins share a genomic window:
- a CDS encoding flavo protein, which translates to MKKRSASAPLAKTTNIDCWRIVVGITGATGAVYAIRILTILRHLGVETHLIISKWALATLKYETSMTEAEIRALSSRSYTAKDLSAPIASGSFQHDGMMIVPCSLKTLAAIRSGYCDNLIARAADVTLKEDRRLLLAIRETPLSVTHLENLLSLRRANAIIFPPVPAFHTGPESIEDIRWKGFKRS; encoded by the exons atgaagaaaaggagcgCTTCTGCACCACTCGCCAAAACTACCAACATCGATTGCTGGAGGATTGTCGTTGGGATTACCGGTGCAACAGGAGCTGTCTACGCAATCCGCATCCTGACCATTCTGCGCCATCTTGGCGTCGAGACTCATCTAATCATAAGCAAATGGGCGTTGGCGACGTTGAAGTACGAAACGTCCATGACTGAGGCCGAAATCCGAGCACTTTCCAGCAGATCGTATACGGCAAAAGACCTCTCAGCGCCTATCGCATCAGGATCATTTCAGCATGACGGGATGATGATTGTTCCCTGTAGCTTGAAAACCCTTGCGGCGATACGATCTGGCTATTGCGATAACCTGATCGCCAGAGCTGCCGATGTCACCCTTAAGGAGGATCGCCGACTGCTTCTCGCCATCCGAGAAACGCCCCTTAGCGTAACTCACTTGGAGAACTTGCTGTCTCTTCGCCGCGCGAACGCCATCATCTTCCCTCCTGTTCCAGCTTTTCATACCGGGCCCGAGAGCATCGAGGACATC CGATGGAAGGGATTCAAGAGAAGCTAG
- a CDS encoding serine/threonine protein kinase, with protein MLTPYVPPDDGTTTQHDGTDSLAIKNTLLRRLLTRIALKTTARLYEHNGPCIPISKHLIVKTGPFVHLTEAATMSFVAATTSIPVPAVHCSFIHKNRPFIVMERIQGNSLAEAWPTLSDADLDNIFAQLRQMFQELRALPPPPGTGVESCRGGSLRDSRIPRSRPRFGPFKCVQDFHRWLREDLRPEEQPDHMHDQEWKQIKEMVSKQDGPWPPPVFTHGDLNPFNILVRGGYVVGIIDWEFAGWYPCYWEYTSAWCWNHTRQAWQGFIAQFLDPYPAELEMEKTRQRWWGDI; from the coding sequence ATGTTAACTCCTTACGTTCCTCCCGACGACGGAACGACCACCCAACACGACGGTACAGACTCCTTAGCCATAAAAAATACGCTACTTCGTCGCTTGCTGACCCGCATCGCTCTCAAAACTACCGCGCGCTTGTACGAACACAATGGACCTTGTATTCCCATTTCCAAACACCTCATCGTCAAGACGGGGCCATTTGTCCATCTCACCGAAGCAGCAACTATGAGTTTCGTCGCCGCCACTACTTCCATCCCTGTCCCGGCTGTCCACTGCTCATTCATCCACAAGAATCGACCCTTTATCGTTATGGAGCGCATTCAAGGAAATTCCCTCGCAGAAGCCTGGCCAACATTGTCCGATGCCGACCTGGACAACATTTTCGCACAGCTTCGGCAAATGTTCCAGGAACTGAGGGCTCTTCCGCCACCTCCTGGCACAGGAGTAGAAAGCTGTCGAGGCGGTTCGTTGCGCGATTCCCGCATACCACGGTCAAGACCCAGATTCGGGCCGTTCAAGTGTGTCCAAGATTTCCATCGATGGTTACGTGAAGATCTCAGGCCAGAAGAACAGCCGGACCACATGCATGATCAAGAATGGAAGCAAATAAAAGAAATGGTGAGCAAACAGGACGGCCCGTGGCCACCGCCGGTGTTTACTCATGGAGATCTAAATCCCTTCAACATTTTAGTTCGCGGTGGTTATGTCGTCGGTATCATTGACTGGGAGTTTGCGGGTTGGTACCCTTGTTACTGGGAATACACTTCTGCATGGTGTTGGAACCATACTCGGCAAGCATGGCAAGGTTTTATTGCTCAGTTTCTTGATCCCTACCCTGCCGAGCTTGAAATGGAGAAGACACGCCAAAGATGGTGGGGAGATATCTGA
- a CDS encoding kinetochore-associated protein Dsn1/Mis13, whose amino-acid sequence MSDTPIINRNKEMRKKGGNSNRRSSLDNRGRRASSLIESGQTAIPHREVNPADFYKHIEAEGLTEPRRMKQLLTWCGERALAGKPPRGTPSSNAILGARAIQDQLLKDFAARSEFSDWFSREDDGPNAPVVLRPNPRNMELDEKLAQLEINIKRLQDEKKAWQAIRKPPPEQPPLFSEGETGSIVLPDFDLLDPYEGKIRGFLADETASFDAVRSQTESRLRTIQSSLEFQIDQLADNVHKLEQRVLIAGKEADKVLSVSALRLRQREEREKASAGTRDMPVIEVLRSLGNILPEGGG is encoded by the coding sequence ATGAGCGATACGCCCATCATTAACAGAAACAAGGAGATGCGGAAGAAGGGGGGCAATAGCAACAGGCGGAGCAGTTTGGACAACCGTGGAAGAAGGGCGAGCTCTTTGATCGAGAGCGGCCAAACAGCAATACCCCACCGGGAGGTCAACCCGGCGGATTTTTACAAACACATTGAAGCCGAAGGCTTGACAGAGCCTCGGCGTATGAAACAACTGTTGACCTGGTGTGGCGAGCGCGCTCTGGCAGGGAAGCCTCCTCGTGGCACACCGAGTTCTAATGCTATTCTTGGTGCTCGTGCTATTCAAGATCAACTGCTAAAAGACTTTGCGGCTCGATCTGAATTCTCAGACTGGTTTAGTCGAGAGGATGACGGGCCAAATGCGCCTGTAGTGTTGAGGCCCAACCCCAGAAACATGGAGTTGGACGAGAAACTGGCCCAACTGGAAATCAACATCAAAAGATtacaagatgagaagaaggcatGGCAAGCAATACGAAAACCACCCCCTGAGCAACCGCCTCTCTTCTCCGAAGGCGAGACTGGGTCTATTGTTCTACCAGACTTTGATCTGTTAGATCCATACGAAGGCAAGATCAGAGGATTCCTGGCAGACGAGACAGCATCATTCGACGCTGTTCGGTCTCAGACAGAATCAAGGTTGCGGACTATTCAGTCGTCACTCGAGTTTCAGATCGACCAACTTGCCGACAACGTTCACAAGCTCGAGCAGCGGGTTCTAATTGCAGGCAAAGAAGCGGATAAGGTCCTTAGTGTTAGCGCCCTACGACTTCGACAACGTGAGGAGCGGGAGAAGGCGAGCGCAGGAACAAGGGACATGCCAGTCATCGAGGTTCTAAGGAGCCTAGGGAATATTCTACCTGAAGGAGGCGGGTGA
- a CDS encoding uncharacterized protein (expressed protein): MMAIEKPKGTAAGTTVLHHKSNKSKSKRPRGPSATSDVPKIQLRDETFRIGYTELLDPLYIYFDKRGKPTLMNSHRKQVTFDAVRLSKRYLGAKNMRALVAGVKASVAEKAALSGEI, encoded by the coding sequence ATGATGGCTATAGAGAAACCTAAAGGCACTGCGGCGGGCACGACAGTCTTGCACCACAAATCTAATAAATCCAAATCCAAACGCCCTAGAGGTCCCTCCGCCACTTCCGATGTCCCAAAAATTCAGTTGAGGGACGAGACATTCCGCATCGGCTATACAGAGCTTTTAGACCCCCTCTATATCTATTTCGACAAACGCGGCAAGCCTACCTTAATGAATTCCCACAGAAAACAAGTCACGTTCGATGCAGTGAGACTGTCGAAACGATATCTCGGCGCTAAGAACATGCGAGCGCTTGTGGCTGGAGTGAAGGCTAGTGTGGCGGAAAAAGCGGCCCTTTCAGGCGAGATTTAG